In Oryza sativa Japonica Group chromosome 2, ASM3414082v1, the following are encoded in one genomic region:
- the LOC136355097 gene encoding zinc finger BED domain-containing protein RICESLEEPER 2-like — protein sequence MICLHEYPLSIVDHVGFRRFCGALQPLFKVMTRNTIRKDIIDLFGVNKISISNYFHKLQSRVASTTDLWTTTHQKKGYMAITAHFIDDEWKLKSFLLRFIYVPAPHTADLISEIIYEVLADWNLESRLSTITLDNCSTNDKLMENLLGTMLDKLPADTLMLNGSLLHMRCCAHILNLIVKDGMTILDKIIEKVRESVSFWTATPKRHEKFEKQAQQINVKYEKVIALDCKTRWNSTYLMLSTAVLYQDVFTKLGTREKMYTPYCPSNDDWKFARELCDRLKIFYDATEAFSGSKYCTANLFFPKACGIYLAMRKWSTSADPNIITMTKLMSAKYEKYWKDVHGILAIASVLDPRYKLHMLNAMFIQIYGEEVALRKVNAVKEDLYKLVLQYQNHVEEGVGTSDGVNASSNSH from the exons ATGATATGCCTCCATGAGTATCCACTTTCTATTGTAGACCATGTTGGTTTTCGTAGGTTTTGTGGTGCATTGCAACCTTTGTTCAAGGTTATGACCAGAAACACAATTAGGAAGGATATTATTGACTTGTTTGGGGTTAACAAGATTTCTATCAGTAATTATTTTCACAAGCTTCAGAGCCGTGTGGCCAGTACTACTGATTTATGGACAACAACTCATCAAAAGAAAGGATACATGGCAATCACCGCTCACTTCATCGATGATGAATGGAAATTGAAGAGTTTTCTTTTGAG GTTTATTTATGTACCAGCACCTCATACCGCTGATCTTATAAGTGAAATTATTTATGAGGTTCTTGCTGATTGGAACTTGGAGAGTAGGCTGTCTACTATCACACTTGACAACTGCAGCACCAATGACAAGTTAATGGAGAACCTATTGGGGACAATGCTAGATAAGTTGCCTGCTGATACTCTTATGTTAAATGGTTCATTGCTGCATATGCGTTGTTGTGCAcatattttgaatttgattgtGAAAGATGGAATGACTATCCTAGATAAAATCATTGAGAAGGTTCGTGAGAGTGTTTCATTTTGGACAGCAACACCAAAGAGACATGAGAAATTTGAAAAACAGGCCCAACAAATAAATGTTAAGTATGAGAAAGTAATTGCCCTTGATTGCAAAACTAGATGGAATTCTACTTATCTCATGCTTAGCACTGCAGTTTTGTATCAAGATGTCTTTACAAAACTTGGAACTCGTGAAAAAATGTATACTCCTTATTGTCCATCAAATGATGATTGGAAGTTTGCTAGGGAGCTTTGTGATAGATTGAAGATTTTTTATGATGCAACAGAGGCTTTTTCTGGTAGTAAGTATTGTACTGCAAATCTTTTCTTTCCTAAGGCTTGTGGTATTTATTTGGCTATGAGAAAATGGTCAACTAGTGCTGATCCAAACATTATAACAATGACTAAATTGATGTCAGCCAAATATGAGAAGTATTGGAAGGATGTGCATGGTATTTTGGCTATTGCTAGTGTTTTGGATCCTAGATATAAACTTCATATGTTGAACGCTATGTTTATACAAATCTATGGAGAAGAGGTGGCACTAAGAAAAGTTAATGCTGTGAAAGAAGACTTGTATAAGTTAGTGCTACAAtaccaaaatcatgttgaggaGGGTGTTGGAACTTCAGATGGAGTTAATGCTTCTTCAA ATTCGCACTGA